A single region of the Leptodactylus fuscus isolate aLepFus1 chromosome 5, aLepFus1.hap2, whole genome shotgun sequence genome encodes:
- the SENP8 gene encoding sentrin-specific protease 8, translated as MDQVVLSYGDSLLRSSDVALLDAPHWLNDNIIGFTFEFLASTLPPSTAERVALLSPEVSQFIKCCGNDAQEFLQPLELPKKDLVLLPVNDNAGTEAGGTHWSLLAYLRSMREILHFDSAPGTNAPHARLMSKNLSSLLVGNPCYREEATPAQHNSYDCGMYVVCVAQALCEQYFRGCNNLNLQNITPTYVTQKRTEWKDIIRGLGNHSKATGGH; from the coding sequence ATGGACCAGGTGGTGCTGAGTTATGGAGACTCTCTTCTGCGCTCCTCAGATGTCGCACTTCTAGATGCCCCGCACTGGTTGAATGACAACATCATTGGTTTTACTTTTGAATTCCTGGCATCCACTTTGCCCCCATCAACAGCTGAAAGAGTTGCCCTCCTCAGTCCAGAAGTTAGCCAGTTTATAAAATGTTGTGGAAATGACGCCCAAGAATTTCTACAGCCGCTGGAGCTGCCCAAAAAAGACCTAGTTTTGCTGCCTGTTAATGATAATGCAGGGACTGAAGCAGGGGGTACACATTGGAGCCTTCTTGCCTATCTCCGTAGCATGCGTGAAATTCTTCATTTTGACTCCGCACCAGGGACTAATGCTCCACATGCCCGACTTATGTCTAAAAACCTAAGCAGTCTACTTGTTGGTAATCCATGTTACCGGGAAGAAGCGACTCCAGCCCAACATAACAGCTATGATTGTGGCATGTATGTTGTATGTGTGGCGCAAGCTTTGTGCGAGCAATATTTCCGGGGGTGCAACAATCTGAATCTGCAAAACATCACGCCTACGTATGTTACACAGAAGCGCACTGAGTGGAAAGACATCATCAGGGGACTGGGTAACCACTCCAAAGCTACTGGTGGACATTGA